From the genome of Candidatus Methylomirabilota bacterium:
ATCGGGAGGCCATCCTGGCCAAGGCGCCCGGGGTCGAGCTCGTCTTCGGCTCCCCGGCCATCGCTCGGGTGGGGGATCTCGTCGAGCAGGCGAGACGTCAGCGGCGTCCGGTGATCGAGACCGGGGAGGCCCCGCTCGTCAAGATCACGGCGAAACCCACCGACGCGTCCCGCCTGAAGTCCTACGTCACCGTGATGGAGGGCTGCGAGAAGCACTGCACCTTCTGCGTGGTCCCGGTCACCCGGGGCCGGCAGCGCAGTCATCCACCGCCGGCCGTGCTGGCCGAGATCCGGGAGCTGGCCGCCGAGGGCTGCCGCGAGGTCACGCTGCTGGGACAGACCGTGGAGATGTACGGGCGGGACCTCCAGCCCGCCACGGATCTGGCCGCCCTGCTGGAGCAGGTGAACGAGGTCGAGGGGATCACGCGCATTCGCTTCACCACGTCGAACCCGTTCAACTTCACCACGCGCCTGATCCGGGCCATCCGCGACCTGCCCAAGGTCTGCGAGTGGGTGCATCTGCCGCTGCAATCCGGCGCCAACCCGGTGCTGGCGCGCATGAACCGCGGCTACACGCGGGAGCGCTACCTGGATCTCGTCGCCGAGCTGCGGGCCACCGTCCCCGACGTGGCCATCTCCACCGACCTCATCGTGGGCTTCCCCGGCGAGACCGAGGCGGATTTCGCGCAGACGGTGGACGTGGTGGAGCGTGTCGCCTACGACAACGTGTTCGTCTTCCGCTATTCGCCGCGGCCGGGCACGCCGGCGGCCACCATGGCCGAGCAGCTGCCGCTGGCCGTGAAGGCCGAGCGCAACAGTCGGCTCCTCGAGGTGGCCGGTCGCATGGCGGCCGCTCGGAGCC
Proteins encoded in this window:
- the miaB gene encoding tRNA (N6-isopentenyl adenosine(37)-C2)-methylthiotransferase MiaB, producing the protein MAKVHLITYGCQMNEYDSERVAGLLKERSWELTDRESEADLILVNTCAIREKAEEKVFSKLGQLRVLKARKPGLIVGVMGCMAQLHREAILAKAPGVELVFGSPAIARVGDLVEQARRQRRPVIETGEAPLVKITAKPTDASRLKSYVTVMEGCEKHCTFCVVPVTRGRQRSHPPPAVLAEIRELAAEGCREVTLLGQTVEMYGRDLQPATDLAALLEQVNEVEGITRIRFTTSNPFNFTTRLIRAIRDLPKVCEWVHLPLQSGANPVLARMNRGYTRERYLDLVAELRATVPDVAISTDLIVGFPGETEADFAQTVDVVERVAYDNVFVFRYSPRPGTPAATMAEQLPLAVKAERNSRLLEVAGRMAAARSRRLWGRTVEVLVDGQARKNAAQLQGRTRCNRVVNFDAHEAVAVGDVVPVRITEVLPHSLRGAVASLPEESACLSK